The following are encoded together in the Flavihumibacter fluvii genome:
- the gpmI gene encoding 2,3-bisphosphoglycerate-independent phosphoglycerate mutase gives MKKVILIIMDGWGLGKVASSDAIQHANVPFVTSLYIKYPHTTLVTCGEAVGLPEGQMGNSEVGHLNLGAGRIVYQELQRINVAIRDGEFQKNQVLLQAIRTAKTNGKALHLLGLVSDGGVHSHTTHLKAIVSLCKQEGLDKVYIHAFTDGRDTDPKSGMAYLTSLQAHLDQTTGQIASVSGRYYAMDRDKRWERVKLAYDALVKGTGEKSGNALSAISASYDKNITDEFILPTVITNAAGAPIATIQNGDSAICFNFRTDRCREITEVLTQIDMPEYGMHHLSLQYTTMTEYDKTFKNVSVVFENDNLNNTLGEVLAAHGKKQIRIAETEKYPHVTFFFSGGREVPFDGETRIMKPSPKVATYDLQPEMSANDLTNALVPEIEKEIPDFVCLNYANADMVGHTGVFSAAIKAVETVDHCVNRVVTAALEHGYTVFLTADHGNADYMINDDGSPNTAHTLNLVPLFIIDKNWNGAIRPGKLGDIAPTILHMMKLPIPKEMTGNILI, from the coding sequence ATGAAAAAAGTTATCCTGATCATAATGGATGGATGGGGGTTGGGCAAAGTGGCTTCCAGCGATGCCATCCAGCATGCCAATGTCCCATTTGTTACCAGTCTTTATATAAAATACCCGCATACCACCCTGGTAACCTGTGGAGAGGCTGTTGGCCTGCCAGAGGGTCAAATGGGCAACAGTGAAGTCGGTCACCTGAACCTGGGCGCCGGAAGAATTGTTTACCAGGAACTCCAGCGTATCAATGTTGCCATCCGGGATGGCGAATTCCAGAAAAATCAGGTACTGCTGCAGGCTATCCGAACAGCTAAAACCAATGGCAAGGCCCTGCACCTGCTCGGACTGGTCAGCGATGGTGGTGTTCACTCCCATACAACTCACCTCAAAGCAATTGTAAGCCTATGCAAACAGGAAGGACTGGATAAGGTCTATATCCACGCATTTACAGATGGCAGGGATACTGACCCGAAAAGCGGAATGGCCTACCTCACATCACTACAGGCACACCTGGACCAGACTACTGGCCAGATTGCTTCAGTTAGTGGCAGGTATTATGCCATGGATCGCGATAAACGCTGGGAACGGGTAAAACTGGCCTACGATGCCTTGGTAAAAGGTACCGGCGAAAAATCTGGTAACGCTTTGTCTGCCATCAGCGCATCGTACGACAAGAATATTACTGATGAATTTATCCTTCCAACCGTTATCACCAACGCAGCTGGTGCACCTATTGCAACGATCCAAAACGGTGATTCTGCCATTTGTTTCAATTTCCGTACAGACCGCTGCCGGGAAATCACTGAAGTCCTCACTCAAATTGATATGCCAGAATATGGTATGCATCACCTCAGCCTGCAATACACTACCATGACGGAATACGACAAAACGTTTAAAAATGTTTCGGTAGTATTTGAAAACGACAACCTCAATAATACGCTTGGAGAAGTATTGGCGGCGCATGGTAAAAAACAGATCCGGATTGCAGAAACAGAAAAATACCCGCATGTCACCTTCTTTTTCAGCGGTGGCCGGGAAGTACCGTTTGATGGCGAAACCCGCATCATGAAACCATCACCCAAAGTGGCCACTTATGACCTGCAGCCTGAAATGAGTGCCAATGACCTCACTAATGCCCTGGTACCTGAAATTGAAAAAGAGATTCCCGATTTTGTTTGCCTCAATTATGCAAATGCGGACATGGTTGGACATACAGGTGTATTTTCAGCCGCCATCAAAGCTGTTGAGACAGTTGATCATTGCGTGAACAGGGTAGTAACAGCAGCACTGGAACATGGTTACACTGTTTTTCTTACTGCCGACCATGGAAATGCTGATTATATGATCAATGATGATGGCAGCCCTAATACCGCGCATACCTTGAACCTTGTACCACTGTTTATTATCGATAAAAACTGGAATGGGGCCATCCGTCCGGGGAAATTAGGAGATATCGCGCCAACCATTTTGCACATGATGAAACTGCCTATTCCCAAGGAAATGACTGGAAACATCCTTATTTAA
- the ftsH gene encoding ATP-dependent zinc metalloprotease FtsH has translation MNAVQKSNTTPGTPQKPAPVGSGFNWRWMYVFIVALLLFPYLSSLLSTVKEITWQEFEKNILSRNAVEKIVVVNNEKANIYIKASFSNDSAFREVLKPVVGKGVNPGPQYSITIGSIESFERKLDEAEKAFPANEKINVFYEKKTDWFWGILGWIIPFFLIFALWNYLLRRSGGMGGMGGSSIFNFGKSTATLIEKQQSNITFDDVAGLEEAEMEVREIVDFLKSPETFTKLGAKIPRGVMLVGPPGTGKTLLAKAVAGEAQVPFFSISGSEFVEMFVGVGASRVRDLFKQAKEKAPCIIFIDEIDAIGRSRGKGAFLSGANDERESTLNQLLTEMDGFGTNSGVIVLAATNRADMLDPALLRPGRFDRHIYLELPNMNEREAIFKVHMRSLVMDDSIDIHFLASQTPGFSGADIANICNESALIAARKKKSKITREDFLDAIDRVVAGLEKKSKIISPEEKKIIAYHEAGHALVSWLLKRVDPLVKVSIIPRGKSLGAAWYLPEEKQLRSETAFTEHICATLGGRAAEEIIFGEVSSGALDDLEKVTREAYMMVVYFGFNKKIGNVSFYDSTGQRDNGLQKPYSEETGSLIDEEVRKLVTDAYNRTKEILTQNKVSLQKLADLLLTKEVIYKEDIEAVLGKRPEFSIEPLKAG, from the coding sequence ATGAATGCCGTTCAGAAAAGCAATACGACTCCGGGTACTCCACAAAAACCAGCACCGGTGGGGTCGGGCTTCAATTGGCGATGGATGTATGTTTTTATTGTAGCGCTCCTTCTCTTTCCCTATTTATCAAGCCTCCTTTCAACGGTAAAAGAAATAACCTGGCAAGAATTCGAAAAAAATATCCTTTCACGAAATGCAGTGGAAAAAATTGTTGTTGTCAACAATGAAAAAGCAAACATATATATAAAAGCATCCTTTAGTAATGATTCAGCATTTAGGGAAGTGTTAAAGCCGGTTGTTGGAAAAGGTGTAAATCCGGGTCCGCAGTATAGTATTACAATTGGTTCCATTGAGTCATTTGAACGCAAGCTGGATGAAGCAGAAAAGGCTTTTCCGGCCAACGAAAAAATCAATGTGTTCTATGAAAAAAAGACTGACTGGTTCTGGGGCATCCTGGGGTGGATAATCCCTTTCTTCCTGATTTTCGCTTTATGGAACTATTTACTTCGCAGATCAGGCGGGATGGGCGGAATGGGTGGCAGCTCCATTTTCAACTTTGGCAAATCAACAGCCACACTAATTGAAAAGCAACAAAGCAATATCACTTTTGATGATGTAGCCGGACTGGAAGAGGCAGAAATGGAAGTCCGGGAGATTGTGGACTTTTTAAAAAGTCCGGAGACATTTACCAAACTAGGTGCAAAAATACCCAGGGGTGTAATGCTGGTAGGTCCACCAGGAACAGGAAAAACCTTATTGGCGAAAGCAGTTGCCGGTGAAGCCCAGGTACCATTCTTTTCGATTTCAGGATCTGAGTTTGTGGAAATGTTTGTGGGTGTTGGGGCATCAAGGGTTCGCGATTTGTTCAAACAGGCCAAAGAAAAAGCCCCCTGCATCATTTTTATTGATGAGATAGATGCCATCGGCAGGTCCAGGGGAAAGGGGGCATTTCTTAGCGGGGCCAATGACGAAAGGGAAAGCACCCTGAACCAGTTACTAACTGAAATGGATGGCTTCGGAACAAACAGCGGGGTGATTGTGCTGGCTGCTACTAACCGCGCCGACATGCTGGATCCAGCCTTACTACGGCCAGGCAGGTTTGACCGCCATATCTACCTTGAGCTGCCCAACATGAATGAAAGGGAAGCGATTTTCAAGGTCCATATGCGTAGCCTGGTGATGGATGATTCCATCGACATCCATTTTTTAGCTTCACAGACACCGGGTTTCTCAGGGGCCGATATCGCCAATATATGCAATGAATCGGCCTTAATAGCGGCAAGAAAGAAAAAGAGCAAAATCACCAGGGAGGATTTCCTGGATGCTATAGACCGCGTGGTTGCCGGTTTGGAAAAGAAAAGCAAGATTATCTCTCCTGAAGAGAAAAAGATTATCGCCTACCATGAAGCCGGTCATGCACTGGTGAGCTGGTTACTTAAAAGGGTAGACCCCCTTGTAAAAGTCTCCATCATTCCACGCGGCAAATCATTGGGTGCAGCATGGTACCTGCCCGAAGAAAAACAATTACGCAGTGAAACTGCATTTACTGAACATATATGCGCTACTCTGGGTGGGCGCGCTGCAGAAGAAATTATTTTTGGCGAAGTATCATCGGGCGCGCTGGACGACCTGGAAAAAGTTACCCGCGAAGCCTATATGATGGTGGTTTATTTTGGCTTCAATAAAAAGATTGGGAATGTAAGTTTTTATGATTCAACCGGCCAAAGGGATAACGGCCTTCAAAAACCATATAGTGAAGAAACAGGAAGCCTGATCGATGAAGAGGTCAGGAAATTAGTGACTGATGCCTATAACCGCACAAAAGAAATACTTACTCAAAACAAGGTTTCGTTGCAAAAATTAGCTGATTTATTACTTACAAAAGAAGTCATTTATAAAGAAGACATTGAAGCGGTTTTAGGAAAACGTCCTGAATTTTCCATTGAACCACTCAAGGCCGGATAA
- a CDS encoding translation initiation factor: MSKKKPSDKNGLVYSTDPNFRFEPEEQHNIETLAPDKQILRIRLDTKQRGGKAVTLVTGFVGQEADLETLGKLLKNFCGTGGSVKDGEAIIQGDQRDKVLLWLMKNGYNKTKKS, translated from the coding sequence ATGTCTAAGAAAAAGCCATCCGATAAAAACGGTTTAGTCTATTCGACCGACCCCAATTTCAGGTTTGAGCCTGAAGAACAACATAATATCGAAACCCTGGCACCAGATAAACAAATCCTGCGTATCAGGTTGGATACCAAACAACGGGGCGGTAAAGCCGTTACACTGGTGACAGGTTTTGTGGGCCAGGAGGCAGACCTGGAAACACTTGGTAAACTACTGAAGAATTTTTGCGGAACCGGTGGGTCAGTAAAAGATGGGGAAGCAATCATCCAGGGAGACCAGCGTGATAAAGTGTTGCTGTGGCTTATGAAAAATGGATACAACAAAACAAAAAAATCATGA
- a CDS encoding DUF4783 domain-containing protein: MKAFFTIILLSLGLIFSGFTTSNHAEMDSVVVALKSGNANLLSRFFDSRVDITLPEKSDNYSRSQAEMILKDFFSNNGGVKTFELKHRGENNGANYVIGLLSTNNGRYRTTLFMKQKGEKQLLQEMRFQQE, from the coding sequence ATGAAAGCATTTTTTACAATTATCCTATTGAGCCTGGGGTTAATTTTTTCGGGATTCACTACATCAAACCACGCGGAAATGGATTCCGTGGTTGTCGCCTTAAAATCTGGAAATGCGAATTTATTATCACGCTTTTTTGATTCCAGGGTAGATATCACCCTTCCGGAAAAGAGCGATAATTACAGCCGCAGCCAGGCTGAAATGATCCTGAAGGATTTTTTCAGCAATAATGGCGGTGTTAAGACTTTTGAATTAAAGCACCGTGGCGAAAACAACGGTGCGAATTATGTGATCGGTTTATTATCTACCAACAATGGAAGGTACCGTACCACTTTGTTTATGAAACAAAAAGGCGAGAAGCAACTACTGCAGGAAATGCGTTTCCAGCAAGAATAA
- the nadC gene encoding carboxylating nicotinate-nucleotide diphosphorylase produces the protein MIVFDELFRKLVTDALAEDIGDGDHSTLSAIPVAEKGTAVLKIKEDGVLAGMEAAERIFRMMQPDISFRAFKKDGDLMKNGEVAFEVDADVHTILQCERLVLNCMQRMSGIAGLTRQYTDQLKGYHTRVLDTRKTTPNFRLFEKWAVAIGGGVNHRFALYDMIMLKDNHIDYCGGITRAINKAWAYVQEKKPGLKIEVETRTLDDVREAVAAGRGKVFRIMLDNFSPALIEQALPLIGTEFETEASGGINLHNLLDYAKTGVDFVSVGALIHQARSVDLSLKAVSKKP, from the coding sequence ATGATAGTATTCGATGAATTATTCCGGAAACTGGTGACTGATGCACTTGCTGAGGATATTGGTGATGGCGACCATTCCACCCTAAGCGCAATTCCAGTTGCTGAAAAGGGAACTGCGGTCCTGAAGATAAAAGAGGATGGTGTGCTGGCTGGAATGGAAGCGGCGGAAAGAATCTTCCGGATGATGCAGCCCGATATTTCGTTTCGTGCCTTTAAAAAGGATGGGGACCTGATGAAAAACGGAGAAGTAGCCTTTGAGGTGGATGCAGATGTGCATACGATTTTGCAATGCGAAAGACTGGTGCTCAATTGCATGCAGCGGATGAGTGGTATTGCTGGTTTGACCCGTCAATATACTGACCAGCTGAAGGGGTATCATACCCGCGTGCTGGATACCCGGAAGACAACCCCAAATTTCAGGTTGTTCGAGAAATGGGCCGTGGCGATCGGCGGTGGTGTGAATCATCGTTTTGCCTTGTATGATATGATTATGCTGAAGGATAACCACATTGATTATTGTGGGGGGATCACCAGGGCAATAAATAAAGCATGGGCTTATGTCCAGGAAAAAAAACCCGGCTTAAAAATTGAAGTGGAGACCAGAACCCTTGATGATGTTCGTGAAGCCGTGGCTGCCGGAAGGGGAAAGGTATTCAGGATTATGCTGGATAATTTTAGTCCGGCCCTTATAGAACAAGCCTTACCGCTCATCGGTACTGAATTTGAAACTGAAGCCAGTGGTGGGATCAACCTGCATAACTTGCTCGACTATGCGAAAACGGGTGTGGATTTTGTAAGTGTTGGCGCATTGATTCACCAGGCCCGGAGTGTGGATTTGAGTTTGAAAGCGGTAAGTAAAAAGCCGTGA
- a CDS encoding (4Fe-4S)-binding protein, protein MPLSTHYYTKEDLTVIWKPKQCIHSTLCWKGLISVFNPQVKPWINMDGASKEAIIEQVKKCPSGALSYELAAANPEFGATV, encoded by the coding sequence ATGCCTTTATCCACCCATTATTATACAAAAGAAGACCTGACGGTTATCTGGAAACCAAAACAATGCATTCACAGTACCCTTTGCTGGAAGGGATTAATCAGTGTATTTAACCCCCAGGTAAAACCCTGGATAAACATGGACGGAGCTTCAAAGGAAGCGATCATTGAACAGGTAAAAAAATGTCCGAGTGGCGCATTGAGTTATGAACTGGCCGCAGCTAACCCGGAATTCGGAGCAACTGTTTGA